In Terriglobus sp. TAA 43, a single window of DNA contains:
- the nuoL gene encoding NADH-quinone oxidoreductase subunit L has translation MPAHLLWLFPLLPFTGFLLNGTIGRKLPKAGVAAIALFFTAIPALLWMWLWFFMRSHELLQVTAASRPWIETAAFSVRFALTVDHLTLIMLGVITCVGFLIHIYSTGYMADDEGYWRFFAYLNLFMFFMLTLVLAESFLLLFVGWEGVGLASYLLIGFYWKKPSANNAGKKAFVVNRVGDFGFLLAMFLLINHFGTLSFTQVFAAIQRQPELHGGFLTAIALLLVVGAAGKSAQIPLYVWLPDAMEGPTPVSALIHAATMVTAGVYLVARSHVLFDRSPFALGVVAIIGAATALFAATIGAVQHDIKRVLAYSTISQLGYMFLGCGVAAYGAAVFHLMTHAFFKALLFLAAGSVIHALSGEQDMRVMGGLRKRIPVTFWTMTMGVIAIAGIWPFAGFFSKDEILWQTFSHTENPLHYLLWAVGLITAGLTSFYMFRLWFKTFFGTERFDEHNLGDAHGHDSLAQHGAAVHSRHDTTLVMEAEHDDSQSAHGHHGVHESPWVMLGPLAILAALSIIGGWVGVPAAQHGHDEIGAFLAPVFAPAMEGAHAAAEETASRGMELGLAAVSLLTAVAGFLAAYFFYYKKPGTLGAKATNNLLYKLVSNKYYVDEIYHYAIVTPILVFSRLILGALIDGGLVSGSGALAAFLTRQAGNGTRRMQSGNIRSYAGWLAAGAAAVILLMTYTALTEHATKAALHLK, from the coding sequence ATGCCCGCACATCTGCTCTGGCTATTCCCGCTGCTTCCCTTCACCGGCTTTCTGCTGAACGGCACCATTGGCCGTAAGCTGCCCAAGGCCGGTGTCGCAGCTATCGCACTTTTCTTCACCGCCATCCCGGCCCTGCTGTGGATGTGGCTCTGGTTCTTCATGCGCTCGCATGAATTGCTTCAGGTCACCGCAGCCTCGCGCCCCTGGATTGAGACCGCAGCATTCAGCGTGCGCTTCGCCCTCACGGTCGATCACCTCACGCTCATCATGCTCGGCGTCATCACCTGCGTCGGCTTCCTCATCCACATCTACTCCACCGGCTACATGGCAGACGACGAGGGTTACTGGCGCTTCTTCGCCTACCTGAACCTCTTCATGTTCTTCATGTTGACGTTGGTGCTGGCAGAGAGCTTCCTGCTCCTCTTCGTCGGTTGGGAAGGCGTGGGCCTAGCTTCCTACCTGCTCATCGGCTTCTATTGGAAGAAGCCCTCCGCCAACAACGCAGGCAAGAAGGCGTTCGTCGTCAACCGCGTGGGCGACTTCGGCTTCCTCCTCGCAATGTTCCTGCTCATCAACCACTTCGGTACGCTGAGCTTCACGCAGGTCTTCGCTGCCATCCAGCGTCAGCCGGAACTGCACGGCGGCTTCCTCACCGCGATCGCACTGCTGCTCGTCGTCGGTGCCGCTGGTAAGTCCGCACAGATTCCTCTCTACGTCTGGCTGCCGGACGCAATGGAAGGCCCCACACCGGTTTCGGCACTGATCCACGCCGCAACCATGGTCACCGCAGGCGTCTACCTCGTGGCTCGCTCGCACGTGTTGTTTGACCGTTCGCCCTTCGCACTCGGCGTAGTCGCCATCATCGGCGCGGCAACGGCACTCTTCGCAGCCACCATCGGCGCAGTGCAGCACGACATCAAGCGCGTCCTCGCTTACTCCACCATCTCGCAGCTTGGCTACATGTTCCTCGGCTGCGGTGTTGCAGCGTATGGCGCGGCAGTCTTCCATCTCATGACGCATGCCTTCTTCAAGGCACTTCTCTTCCTCGCAGCGGGCTCGGTCATCCACGCCCTCTCCGGCGAGCAGGACATGCGTGTCATGGGCGGCCTGCGCAAACGCATCCCCGTCACCTTCTGGACCATGACGATGGGCGTTATCGCCATCGCAGGTATCTGGCCCTTCGCTGGATTCTTCTCCAAGGACGAGATCCTCTGGCAGACCTTCTCCCACACGGAGAACCCGCTGCACTACCTGCTGTGGGCCGTCGGCCTCATCACCGCGGGCCTGACCTCGTTCTACATGTTCCGCCTCTGGTTCAAGACCTTCTTCGGAACAGAGCGCTTTGACGAACACAACCTCGGCGACGCTCACGGTCACGATTCTCTCGCGCAGCACGGTGCCGCAGTTCATTCCCGTCACGACACAACGCTGGTGATGGAAGCCGAACACGACGACAGCCAGTCCGCACACGGCCACCACGGCGTCCACGAATCTCCGTGGGTCATGCTCGGACCTCTTGCGATCCTCGCCGCGCTCTCCATCATCGGTGGATGGGTTGGCGTTCCCGCAGCGCAGCACGGCCACGACGAAATCGGTGCGTTCCTCGCACCAGTCTTCGCACCGGCCATGGAAGGCGCACACGCCGCCGCAGAAGAAACCGCATCACGCGGCATGGAACTCGGCCTCGCTGCTGTCTCCCTGCTGACCGCGGTCGCAGGCTTCCTCGCCGCCTACTTCTTCTATTACAAGAAGCCCGGAACGCTCGGCGCAAAGGCCACGAACAACCTGCTCTACAAGCTCGTCTCTAACAAGTACTACGTCGACGAGATCTACCACTACGCCATCGTCACTCCGATCCTTGTCTTCTCACGCCTCATCCTTGGCGCGCTGATTGATGGCGGACTCGTCAGCGGTAGCGGCGCTCTTGCAGCATTCCTCACCCGCCAGGCTGGCAACGGCACACGCCGCATGCAGTCCGGCAACATTCGTTCTTACGCAGGATGGCTCGCTGCCGGAGCCGCAGCCGTCATCCTGCTGATGACCTACACCGCATTGACCGAGCACGCCACTAAAGCGGCGTTGCACCTCAAGTAA
- a CDS encoding NuoM family protein — protein MTINDLILTLILLTPLAGVAILALLPQRGKSHQWVALIITLLTFVFTLHLPVNFHQAQTVIAPGSRVLNFAFEFDRIWIPSPIIHYHVGVDGLSMWLIVLSGLLAPLGVLASWRTIASRQKLFYSLFLLQQVAILGLFMSLDLFLFYAFFELALVPMTLLIAIYGRTGNRQKAAMKYFLYNFIPSAILLVGVIWIYAKTSTFQIPHLLTLAANHGINGTSAGMWLASLAFLIAFAVKIPIFPLHGWLSDAISEAPTAAVMILAGKIGLYSLLRFSFGIFPEQSHRIAPLMIALGAIGIVYGACVALIQDDLKRLAAFSTLGHLSFITLGIFTFTVNGLDGGMYQILNHGISGGALFLLMGFLYERYGTYDMRELGGIAGKLPWMVTLFVITALSNVGLPMLNSFVGEFLILSGTAGNTLTKCPWLWTTIATSGVIFAAAYLLTMIQRVFYANLGATTSETTGWDITPREHLALWPLVALFLYMGLSSPTFTRSLDPLGVHYSGYTPAPADTIRKVEAETYSQSLPANTTAVASAIRTGDAR, from the coding sequence ATGACAATAAACGACCTCATCCTGACGCTGATTCTCCTCACGCCGCTGGCCGGAGTCGCAATTCTTGCGCTTCTGCCGCAGCGCGGTAAATCGCACCAGTGGGTAGCGCTCATCATCACGCTGCTTACCTTCGTCTTCACACTGCACCTGCCCGTCAACTTCCATCAGGCGCAGACGGTGATCGCACCGGGCAGCCGCGTTCTGAACTTCGCCTTCGAGTTCGACCGCATCTGGATTCCCTCGCCGATCATTCACTATCACGTCGGCGTCGATGGCCTCTCCATGTGGCTCATCGTCCTCAGCGGTCTCCTTGCTCCGCTCGGCGTTCTCGCCTCATGGCGCACGATCGCCAGCCGCCAGAAGCTTTTCTACTCGCTGTTCCTTCTGCAGCAGGTGGCCATCCTCGGCCTCTTCATGTCGCTGGACCTCTTCCTGTTCTATGCATTCTTTGAACTGGCCCTGGTCCCCATGACGCTGCTGATCGCCATCTACGGTCGCACCGGCAACCGTCAGAAGGCCGCGATGAAGTACTTCCTGTACAACTTCATCCCGTCAGCGATCCTTCTCGTAGGCGTGATCTGGATCTATGCCAAGACCAGCACCTTCCAGATCCCGCACCTCCTCACGCTCGCTGCCAACCACGGCATCAACGGCACCTCTGCCGGCATGTGGCTCGCTTCCCTGGCCTTCCTGATCGCCTTCGCAGTGAAGATTCCCATCTTCCCACTGCACGGCTGGCTCTCGGACGCCATCAGCGAAGCACCCACCGCAGCCGTCATGATCCTCGCCGGTAAGATCGGCCTCTACTCCCTGCTGCGCTTCTCCTTCGGCATCTTCCCGGAGCAGTCGCACCGCATCGCTCCGTTGATGATCGCGCTCGGTGCCATCGGCATCGTCTACGGCGCATGCGTCGCTCTCATCCAGGACGATCTCAAGCGCCTCGCCGCTTTCTCCACTCTCGGCCACCTGTCCTTCATCACACTGGGCATCTTCACCTTCACGGTGAACGGCCTCGACGGCGGCATGTACCAGATCCTGAACCACGGTATCTCTGGCGGCGCGCTTTTCCTGCTGATGGGCTTCCTCTACGAGCGCTACGGCACCTACGACATGCGCGAACTCGGCGGCATCGCAGGCAAGCTACCGTGGATGGTCACGCTCTTCGTCATCACCGCGCTGTCCAACGTAGGCTTGCCCATGCTGAACAGCTTCGTCGGCGAATTCCTCATCCTCTCCGGCACCGCTGGCAACACGTTGACCAAATGCCCGTGGCTCTGGACGACCATCGCCACCAGCGGCGTCATCTTCGCTGCGGCATACCTGCTCACCATGATCCAGCGTGTCTTCTACGCAAACCTCGGTGCCACCACCTCCGAAACAACTGGATGGGACATCACGCCGCGCGAACACCTCGCACTGTGGCCGCTGGTTGCGCTGTTCCTGTACATGGGCCTCTCTTCGCCCACCTTCACGCGTTCGCTCGATCCGCTCGGCGTCCACTACTCCGGCTACACACCTGCTCCTGCGGACACCATCCGCAAGGTAGAAGCCGAGACGTATTCGCAGAGCCTCCCTGCCAACACCACTGCCGTTGCTTCGGCCATTCGCACAGGAGACGCACGCTAA
- a CDS encoding NADH-quinone oxidoreductase subunit N, with amino-acid sequence MLESLSNNVTALLPEYVLTLVGVIIMLVEPLLPAGKSRRSLGWFAVLGTLVTTGLTLWQLHLGILNAFSDSIRVDAYSVFFQVVICFVVVVSLLSSLDFLDGNNSHAGEYYALSCFAAVGMMLMCCSTELLMVFIGLEISSISTYIMAGYRKTEASATESSLKYFLLGSFATAFFLYGIALTFGATGSTNINVVANVITHTNTPVLAIVAVAMIIIGIGFKVSAAPFHVWTPDVYQGAPPPVVGMMSTAPKAAAFAVLLRILFSGYAIYQPRWSILMAVIATLSMCIGNLGALLQRDVKRMLAYSSIAHAGYLICAFTALPTDGIAAAAVYSAAYAAMNVGAFTVITLISGYKETVRTGEDYTGMALRHPVLGAALSFFLLSMIGIPFTGGFFAKFYVFTGVLHAGHVKLAIIGLANSGVACYYYLRLIIRLYSTPQPNEPTSGSFTAAGRPDTLFTHEDGRRFPGYIALAAAVIATLVLGVWPGRFVATARTAAIATAPAGDATQNTVNDPEALR; translated from the coding sequence ATGCTCGAATCGCTCTCCAACAACGTCACGGCCCTTCTGCCGGAGTATGTCCTCACCCTCGTCGGTGTGATCATCATGCTGGTCGAACCGCTGCTGCCTGCTGGCAAGTCCCGTCGTTCCCTCGGCTGGTTCGCCGTCCTCGGCACGCTCGTCACCACTGGCCTCACGCTCTGGCAGCTTCACCTGGGCATCCTGAATGCCTTCAGCGACTCCATCCGCGTCGACGCCTACTCCGTCTTCTTCCAGGTCGTCATCTGCTTCGTGGTCGTCGTCTCGCTGCTTTCCTCGCTGGACTTCCTCGACGGTAATAACAGCCACGCGGGCGAATACTACGCACTCTCCTGCTTCGCCGCCGTCGGCATGATGCTCATGTGCTGCTCCACCGAGCTGCTCATGGTCTTCATTGGACTTGAGATCTCGTCCATCTCCACCTACATCATGGCGGGCTACCGCAAGACCGAAGCCAGCGCGACCGAAAGCTCGCTGAAGTACTTCCTGCTCGGCTCTTTCGCCACGGCCTTCTTCCTCTACGGCATCGCCCTCACGTTCGGGGCCACAGGCTCCACCAACATCAACGTTGTCGCCAACGTCATCACGCACACCAACACACCGGTTCTCGCGATCGTCGCCGTCGCCATGATCATCATCGGCATCGGCTTCAAGGTCTCCGCGGCTCCCTTCCATGTCTGGACTCCGGACGTCTACCAGGGAGCACCGCCGCCGGTCGTTGGCATGATGTCCACCGCGCCCAAGGCCGCAGCCTTCGCCGTCCTTCTGCGCATCCTCTTCTCGGGCTACGCCATCTACCAGCCGCGCTGGTCCATCCTCATGGCTGTCATCGCCACGCTGTCCATGTGCATCGGCAACCTCGGTGCCCTGCTGCAGCGCGACGTCAAGCGCATGCTCGCATACTCGTCCATCGCACACGCGGGATACCTCATCTGCGCCTTCACCGCGCTCCCTACGGACGGCATCGCAGCAGCCGCGGTGTATTCCGCTGCTTACGCCGCCATGAACGTCGGTGCCTTCACCGTCATCACGCTCATCTCCGGCTACAAAGAAACCGTCCGCACCGGCGAAGACTACACCGGCATGGCGCTCCGCCACCCCGTTCTCGGCGCAGCACTCAGCTTCTTCCTGCTGTCCATGATCGGTATTCCCTTCACCGGCGGCTTCTTCGCCAAGTTCTACGTCTTCACCGGCGTCCTGCACGCAGGCCACGTGAAGCTGGCCATCATCGGCCTCGCGAACTCCGGCGTCGCCTGCTACTACTACCTGCGCCTGATCATCCGCCTGTACAGCACACCGCAGCCCAACGAACCCACCTCCGGCAGCTTCACCGCCGCAGGCCGTCCGGACACGCTGTTCACGCATGAAGACGGTCGCCGCTTCCCCGGCTACATCGCACTCGCTGCCGCAGTCATCGCCACCCTGGTACTCGGCGTATGGCCCGGCCGCTTCGTTGCCACGGCACGCACCGCAGCCATCGCAACAGCACCCGCAGGCGACGCCACACAAAACACCGTGAACGATCCGGAAGCTCTCCGCTAA
- a CDS encoding TIGR03435 family protein codes for MLSLTRLTLISLLTVFSSVTTSAQSNAMQPVPMASDADPSFDVAVIKPSDTSVPRGTGIRNNGRHITAFNFPLGELIAFSYGLHQKQIINNTSPIFDIHFDIDGVPDIAGHPNLAQSRLMFQKLLISRFKLAFHYESRVLPAYAIQLANNGPKLARTTRKPSDSTGFSYNCQITLTVRNASLTDVAKGMQEAFLEKPVVDQTGLQDRYDFDLNWLPDESQSYCPVDATHSHSDPDKPTSIYTAMQEQLGLKLIPTKTSIEVMVIDHIETPSEN; via the coding sequence ATGCTGTCGCTGACAAGACTCACGCTCATCTCCCTGCTCACGGTGTTCTCGTCGGTCACCACATCCGCGCAATCAAACGCAATGCAGCCTGTACCGATGGCATCCGACGCAGATCCATCATTCGACGTCGCCGTCATCAAGCCAAGCGACACTTCCGTCCCCCGCGGCACAGGCATCCGAAACAACGGACGCCACATCACCGCATTCAATTTTCCGCTCGGCGAACTCATAGCCTTTTCGTACGGCCTGCACCAGAAGCAAATCATCAACAACACGTCACCCATCTTCGATATCCATTTCGATATCGACGGCGTGCCCGACATCGCAGGTCATCCAAACCTCGCGCAGTCGCGCCTGATGTTCCAGAAGCTGCTCATCTCTCGTTTCAAACTCGCATTCCACTACGAGTCCCGCGTACTTCCTGCCTACGCCATCCAGCTCGCCAACAACGGCCCAAAGCTCGCACGAACTACACGCAAACCCAGCGACAGCACAGGCTTCTCGTATAACTGCCAGATCACTCTGACAGTCCGCAATGCTTCGCTAACTGACGTAGCGAAAGGCATGCAGGAAGCATTCCTTGAGAAGCCCGTCGTCGATCAAACCGGCCTGCAGGATCGATACGACTTCGATCTCAACTGGCTACCCGACGAATCGCAGAGCTACTGTCCGGTAGACGCAACACACTCTCATTCCGATCCCGACAAGCCAACTAGCATCTACACCGCAATGCAAGAACAGCTCGGACTCAAGCTCATCCCCACAAAGACTTCAATCGAAGTCATGGTCATCGACCATATCGAAACGCCATCCGAAAACTAA
- a CDS encoding ABC transporter permease codes for MAAFADDVRYGIRRLRRSPGFAATALLTLALGIGATTAIFTLIYQVILRSMPVEHPEQIYKVGKEIECCVDGGLQDDWRIFSYDLYRTFRDHVPGAQDMAAVQAGSTTVSAHRANETATQPVEVRMVSGNYFDVLRVHPFAGRLIHPDDDHEGAAPVAVLSYPVWQTKFHGDPSIVGQTLILTGHAITVVGITADGFYGDRNSADPVGVWIPVAQEPVFSVRSLSKQPASHWMDLLVRVPDPAKVPQIQNAMRGTLVQWLLANRDPQSRDTVEQIRKQTTELAPASGGVNDLRSDYEKSLTMLQMIAGFVLLIACANLANLMLVRGVARRQELSVRSALGASRNRLIREMLVESVLLAVTGGALGLVVAYVGVKGILALAMRGAEIVPVSASPSLPVLGFALVLSTLTGVLFGIAPALIASRTNPAEALRGANRTTGHSGGLQKTLVVLQAALSVALLSTAGLLIMSLNKLESQNFRFETKGRVIAFIDLAAAGYKYEQLDGLYRQIDQAFAGLPGLHDVSYATYGPMAFNNWGTNVAVEGGNPDDKLNVSYSSVSPHFFDSVGQKLMLGRTFSEHDSATSTHVAVVNQQFVKKILKGAYPIGKRFGEDRRMTGEFQIVGVVDDSKYGNPSRETRAMFFTPMSQTSDYSGINAPAAEIERATKGEQYKHFASNLIARYDGDPSIATATIRRIVNQINPDIAITRLTTYDDQVSNYFTQQKLVVRLTTIFGTLALLLASIGLYGVTAYGVERRIPEIGVRMALGADRSNVVQLILRGAAIQTAIGVAVGIPLALLAGHFLQSQLYEVKGINVWALLTACGVMIVSALVASAVPAAKAASVEPMTALRME; via the coding sequence ATGGCTGCTTTTGCGGATGACGTGCGGTATGGAATCAGGAGATTGCGGCGTTCGCCGGGGTTTGCAGCGACGGCCTTGCTTACGCTGGCATTGGGCATTGGCGCTACGACGGCCATCTTCACGCTGATCTACCAGGTCATTCTTCGTTCCATGCCTGTCGAGCATCCGGAGCAGATTTACAAGGTGGGCAAGGAGATTGAGTGCTGCGTGGATGGCGGCCTGCAGGATGACTGGCGTATCTTCTCCTACGACCTGTATCGCACCTTCCGTGACCATGTACCGGGCGCGCAGGATATGGCGGCAGTGCAGGCTGGATCGACCACGGTATCGGCGCATCGTGCGAATGAGACGGCGACGCAGCCGGTAGAAGTCCGCATGGTCTCCGGGAATTATTTCGATGTGTTGCGGGTGCATCCGTTTGCTGGACGCTTGATTCATCCTGATGATGATCACGAAGGCGCGGCACCGGTTGCAGTGCTGAGCTATCCCGTATGGCAGACGAAGTTTCATGGCGACCCGAGCATCGTTGGGCAGACGCTGATTCTGACGGGACACGCGATTACCGTGGTGGGCATTACTGCGGATGGATTCTATGGTGACCGCAATTCCGCTGACCCGGTGGGCGTATGGATCCCGGTAGCGCAGGAACCGGTGTTTTCGGTTCGGTCGCTTTCGAAGCAGCCTGCTTCGCATTGGATGGATCTGCTGGTTCGTGTTCCTGATCCGGCGAAGGTGCCGCAGATTCAGAATGCGATGCGTGGGACGCTGGTGCAGTGGTTGTTGGCGAATCGCGATCCGCAGTCGCGCGACACGGTGGAACAGATTCGTAAGCAGACCACGGAGCTGGCACCGGCAAGCGGTGGCGTCAACGATCTGCGCAGCGACTACGAGAAGAGCCTGACGATGCTGCAGATGATTGCGGGCTTTGTTCTGCTGATTGCGTGCGCGAACCTGGCGAACCTGATGCTGGTGCGCGGTGTGGCGCGTAGGCAGGAGTTGAGTGTGCGGTCGGCGCTGGGAGCGAGCCGGAATCGGCTGATCCGCGAGATGCTGGTGGAGTCTGTTCTGCTGGCGGTGACGGGCGGTGCGTTGGGGCTGGTTGTTGCCTACGTAGGAGTGAAGGGCATTCTGGCACTGGCTATGCGCGGTGCTGAGATTGTTCCGGTGAGTGCCTCGCCTTCTTTGCCGGTGTTGGGATTTGCGCTGGTGCTGTCGACGTTGACGGGGGTGTTGTTTGGGATTGCGCCCGCGCTGATTGCATCACGTACAAATCCTGCTGAGGCGTTGCGTGGTGCGAATCGAACAACGGGACACAGCGGTGGCTTGCAGAAGACGCTGGTGGTGCTGCAGGCGGCGTTGTCTGTGGCGTTGCTGAGCACGGCCGGTTTGCTGATCATGAGTTTGAACAAGCTGGAGTCGCAGAACTTCCGCTTTGAAACCAAGGGCAGAGTGATTGCCTTCATCGATCTGGCGGCAGCGGGATACAAGTACGAACAACTTGATGGGTTGTATCGGCAGATTGATCAGGCGTTTGCTGGGCTTCCCGGTTTGCACGATGTTTCGTACGCGACCTACGGGCCGATGGCGTTCAACAATTGGGGTACGAATGTGGCCGTGGAAGGCGGCAACCCAGATGACAAGTTGAATGTGAGTTACTCGTCAGTGAGTCCGCACTTTTTTGACTCAGTGGGTCAGAAGCTGATGCTGGGCAGGACTTTTTCAGAACATGATTCTGCGACGAGTACGCATGTGGCCGTGGTGAATCAGCAGTTTGTGAAGAAGATACTGAAGGGCGCGTATCCGATTGGCAAGCGGTTTGGTGAAGACCGCAGAATGACCGGCGAGTTTCAGATTGTGGGCGTGGTGGATGATTCGAAGTACGGGAATCCTTCACGAGAGACTCGCGCGATGTTCTTCACGCCGATGAGCCAGACGTCAGACTACAGCGGTATTAATGCTCCTGCGGCGGAGATTGAGCGAGCGACGAAAGGCGAGCAGTACAAGCACTTTGCGTCGAACCTGATTGCTCGCTATGACGGCGATCCTTCGATTGCGACGGCGACGATTCGAAGGATTGTGAACCAGATCAATCCGGATATTGCGATCACTCGATTGACGACCTATGACGATCAGGTGAGCAATTACTTCACGCAGCAGAAGCTTGTGGTGCGGTTGACGACGATCTTTGGCACGCTGGCGCTGTTACTGGCTTCGATTGGTCTGTATGGCGTGACGGCGTACGGAGTGGAGCGCAGGATTCCGGAGATTGGCGTGCGGATGGCGCTGGGTGCGGATCGCAGCAATGTGGTTCAGCTGATCCTGCGCGGTGCGGCGATTCAGACGGCGATTGGCGTTGCTGTGGGGATTCCGCTTGCGCTGTTGGCGGGGCATTTTCTGCAGTCGCAGTTGTATGAGGTGAAGGGGATCAACGTGTGGGCGCTGTTGACGGCGTGTGGCGTGATGATTGTGAGCGCGTTGGTGGCGAGTGCGGTGCCTGCGGCGAAGGCTGCAAGCGTGGAACCGATGACGGCGCTTCGGATGGAGTAG
- a CDS encoding phosphatase PAP2 family protein has protein sequence MISRALIPSSLVLFTAALGANAQTGPAIPDAPSYSAEQSQQQGQAPEHIPLEDQPHPEVTLLGLPKSMASDAVHIFTSPAYIRTRDLTWLLPLVGASGAAFATDTHTMRDVVSRNPSFNQTTVNVSDGLLYTSIATPVGMYAWGKIKGDERSRETGILASQALAEAYAVGELVKVVTFRERPNIDNARGDFFSAPSKLDSSFISGHSVIAWSSAAVIAGEYHNPWAQLGIYTAATGVSLTRVLGQQHFPSDVLIGSSVGWLIGHYVYRAHHHVPRRK, from the coding sequence GTGATTTCAAGAGCCCTCATTCCGTCTTCCCTCGTCCTGTTCACCGCGGCCTTAGGTGCGAACGCGCAGACTGGCCCGGCAATTCCGGATGCCCCCTCCTACTCCGCAGAGCAGTCGCAACAACAAGGACAAGCGCCCGAACATATCCCTCTCGAAGATCAGCCCCACCCTGAGGTCACCCTCCTCGGTCTTCCGAAAAGCATGGCCTCCGACGCGGTCCACATCTTCACTTCTCCTGCTTACATCCGCACCCGCGACCTGACGTGGCTACTCCCACTCGTGGGCGCCTCCGGTGCAGCCTTCGCAACGGACACGCACACCATGCGCGATGTCGTCAGTCGCAATCCCTCGTTCAATCAAACCACCGTCAACGTATCCGACGGCCTGCTCTACACCTCCATCGCCACGCCTGTTGGCATGTACGCATGGGGCAAGATCAAAGGCGACGAGCGCTCCCGTGAAACCGGCATCCTCGCCTCCCAGGCCTTGGCGGAAGCGTATGCCGTCGGCGAACTCGTGAAAGTCGTCACCTTCCGGGAACGTCCCAACATCGACAACGCAAGAGGCGATTTCTTCTCGGCCCCATCCAAACTGGATTCGTCCTTCATTTCGGGCCATAGCGTCATCGCGTGGTCATCCGCCGCAGTCATCGCAGGCGAATACCACAATCCCTGGGCGCAGCTCGGCATCTACACAGCAGCAACCGGCGTGAGCCTCACCCGCGTCCTCGGTCAGCAACACTTCCCTTCCGACGTCCTGATCGGCTCCAGCGTGGGCTGGCTGATCGGCCACTACGTCTATCGAGCCCACCACCATGTTCCCCGCAGGAAATAG
- a CDS encoding ATP synthase F0 subunit C translates to MKVMKYVFMTLATLLIASPVFAQTGADASAKGLFYIAAGIGMALAAGLCGLAQGKATASAAEAVARNPGARPAIFTFLILGLAFIESLALFTFVIIFLKVA, encoded by the coding sequence ATGAAGGTTATGAAGTATGTATTTATGACGCTGGCTACGTTGCTGATCGCATCGCCGGTGTTCGCGCAGACCGGTGCTGATGCATCCGCTAAGGGACTGTTCTACATCGCTGCCGGTATCGGCATGGCTCTGGCTGCTGGTCTTTGCGGCCTGGCACAGGGCAAGGCGACCGCTTCGGCTGCTGAGGCTGTTGCTCGCAACCCCGGCGCACGTCCGGCGATCTTCACGTTCCTCATCCTCGGCCTGGCCTTCATCGAATCGCTGGCTCTGTTCACGTTCGTGATCATCTTCCTCAAGGTTGCGTAA
- the atpB gene encoding F0F1 ATP synthase subunit A yields the protein MPEQLVFTRFLNAHFAGPVDALLRALHVKVVFPEAPISNAVAMEIIVGLLLIAYFVAVRASLSVDKPNGIAHSAEMVHEFVSGQAESIVGHGYEKFVGYLSVLLLFILVMNLLGLIPGLMSPTSNPVVPLGIALVTFIYYHYHGIRSNGAGYIKQFLGPVWWLAPLMFIIEIVSHCARVLSLTVRLYANMFAGDLVTLAFFSLVPIGVPLVFLGLHLGVSIIQAYVFMLLSTIYLSLAVSHEH from the coding sequence ATGCCGGAACAGCTCGTTTTCACTCGATTTTTGAATGCGCATTTCGCCGGTCCGGTGGATGCGCTGCTGCGTGCTTTGCACGTGAAGGTGGTCTTCCCCGAGGCCCCGATTTCAAACGCAGTTGCGATGGAGATCATCGTTGGACTGCTGCTGATTGCATACTTTGTGGCGGTGCGGGCCAGCCTGAGCGTGGACAAGCCGAATGGCATTGCTCACTCGGCTGAGATGGTGCACGAGTTTGTCTCCGGACAGGCTGAGAGCATTGTGGGCCACGGCTACGAAAAGTTTGTGGGCTACCTGTCGGTGCTGCTGCTGTTCATCCTGGTGATGAACCTGCTGGGACTGATTCCGGGGCTGATGTCGCCGACGTCGAACCCGGTGGTGCCACTTGGCATTGCGCTGGTGACGTTCATCTACTACCACTACCATGGCATCCGCTCGAACGGCGCTGGCTACATCAAGCAGTTCCTTGGACCGGTGTGGTGGCTGGCTCCGCTGATGTTCATCATCGAAATCGTTTCGCACTGCGCACGTGTTCTGTCGCTGACGGTTCGTCTTTACGCGAACATGTTTGCGGGTGACCTGGTGACGCTGGCGTTCTTCTCGCTGGTGCCGATCGGTGTGCCGCTTGTGTTCCTGGGACTTCACCTTGGCGTGTCGATCATTCAGGCGTATGTGTTCATGCTGCTGTCGACGATTTATCTGAGCCTGGCTGTCAGCCACGAGCACTAG